TGGAGGCGCTAATGTAAGAGGTATAACCTTCCAGACGAACCGCAAAGGGCAGTTCCCGAATCAACGATAGTTTTTGGTCGCCGGTTTCCACAAAGTAGCGCGGCGCATCTTTGTCTTTGAGCACAAATCCATTCCCCGCAAATTCATCGCCGTACTCCTTCAGCCGCGGGTACGGCGCATGGCAGGTCGTGCACGACATACTGTACTTCCGGGCGAAAGCCGGTATCGCCTGGGCTTCGTCAGGTGGCATTAGAATTGTCAGCGACAGAATTATAAACGTGAAAAGCAGCAGGCTTCCCAGTGTAAGTTTACGCATTATCTCCTCCCTCACGGCAGTACGTTGATTACGGTTGAATGAGAATTGACTACCATTATTTCTTCTTCCTCGTCAGGGACTTCCAGAAAATCGGCCACCGGTTTTACCAGCTTTTGATAATTAAGCGTCGCCGTTATCGTCATTTCGCCCGGCGCCGCCTCTATCGGAAGAGCGAACGTGAAAGTCTCCAGTTTCGTCTCCCGCGGTCCCAGTCGATAATCGACCCCCAGTGACTTGGTGTTCCACTGCTGGATAGTCATCCTTCCCTGGGGATCAAAATAAGGCATCCGGAAGATTCGGTCGCCGACCGGCACGCCGTCGCGCGACACTCCCGCGAAATTCGGGTCGTTCAGAGCAATTCCCATATCCTGATATGCCAGCGCATCGGACGCTATCGTATATTCCTCGCCATCGAAACCTTTTGGGTCAACTTTCAGATGATAAACATTTCCGGCGGCATCTTTGGCTTCCACATGAAGCCAGAGAATTCGGTCTTCCACCGAGCCGGTGGGAAACTTATGACCGGTTTTCTGATTGAAAAGAGCGCACGTCAGCTTGACCGTCTCGCCCGGCTGCGCCTCTCGAATATCAGGATGAATCCTCAGTTCGACTGTTCCCCGCACTTTTCCCGGGTCGTGGGCCCCGTGGAACAGATGCTGCCGGGCATCCGGGTAATTTGTCCCCATTGACGCTGTCGCCATCGGCGCGTAGGTCATATGACATTTATGGCAGGGGACTCCCTCGGCCGCATAGGGACCTTCCTTCCATTCCAGATGCGTCGATTTTACCCAGACACCGTAAGGGCTCATTTCATTGTGACAGACACCGCAGAATTCCGCCTTTGCCAGAAAGTCTGATTTTACCATTTCATGCGCCGGCGAATCCCCCTGGTCGCGCGGACCGTACTTTTTGTTCCCCGGTGAAGCGATAAAATTGAAATTGTAGGGGGTGTCGCCGCTGTGTCCAATCACGGTGTGACAGAGGTCGCACGACACCGATTCATTGGCGCGGCTTTTAGCTTCCGGCCGCGGCGGTGGAACATCCCCGGCCAAAAACGAGATCGGCGCATGGCATCCGTTGCAGCCGGCTTTGACGCCGGATACTATCGAGTCCTTTTCAGCGTGAGGAACGGCCAGTTTAAAATATTCGATTTCGTCCCAGTGATGCGTATATGCCTGCGACATCATCGCCTGCCGCCACTGCTGATAGAAATCAGTGTGGCACGATGCTCCGCAGTATTCGGGGGTATCATACTTGTCATACGGAATTGTCCCCAAAGCATGGTCGCCGGTCTTCGGCTCTCCCTGTGCCAAAATTGACAACGGCAATATCAGCACGATTGCCAGCGTCACTCCTAATCTCAGCCCGAATTTGGGTTCTTTCCTTGTTGCTAACACCTGTCTCCTCCTGAGTCTCATAAAGTAATTCTTAGTGATTTATTTCACAAATACGACAGTACAAAACTTTCCCTTTTCTGTCAAGCGCTATAGAGTAACAGAGGAGATAAATAAAAAAACCGGACATAATCTGTACCACTTCGTACAAATTAAGTCCGGCATTTACAGAACTGAAAAACTTGTATGCTCTAAATCACCAGTCCCTTCATGAAATCGCGGGCTGTATAATTCTCGCAGGAGAAAATCATCTCTTGAATCTGTTTCTGCCTTCTGGAGTCCATCAATTTTGAAGAGAGGGCATTGAATTTTGCCTGCAGGTCATCCATCGTCATCGGTTCACGCGGGTCACCCTTGGGATACTCCAGATATTCCGCGTACTCCCGCCCGTCTTTGGTTCTCACTACTACTCGCGAGGGTTGCTTCGCCGGAAACATCTTCTCGAATTCCACCGATGCCTCTCCTTTGATTTTGTCGATAACCTCCCAGATTCGTTTATCTTTCAGTTTCTCTTCCGAGAATGACTGCGTCGTTATCTGTTTGTCAACTAAAGCGGCGGCGATACAATAGGGGAGAGAGTGATCGGCCGTCTCGCGCGATTCCGGGCGATACTTATGCGGGTCAAAAAGGATATCACAAGCCCGCGCGATAGTTGTCACGGTCACGCTTTCAATCTGGTCATAGTTGATATTATTATTCCGTACCGCTTTCAACGTTGCGGTGATATGGGTATGCGTCAGCGCCTCGGTTGGAAACGCCTTCATACTGCATTCCAGAATTTTATATCTCTCACCGAGTCCGCCGGTAAGCTTTTCCACCGCCCAGGCAGGACCGAAGACATCCATCAGCCCTTCCTTCCCTTCGAAGACCTTCTCCGTGCCGGTATATCCTCTTTTCGCCATCAGCGCCGCAAAAACGCCGCTCTGCACCGCCATCGGGTCAACCGTGTTCTTCATCATCGTTAACTGTCCCGCGGTGGGGCACCCGATAGTATGGTTATGCGAGCCGTTAATTCCAATGGCATGCACCATCTGGTCCACCGTAAGACCGAGAAGTTTCCCTGCCACTACCGGAGAAACAAACTGTGTCAAAGTTGCATGATGCCATTTCCTTTCCCGTACCCCCGGTACGGCAAACTCGCAGAGCCTCTGCTCAAACTCATAGGCTAACACGATGCCGACAATGACCTCTTTCATTGATGCCCCAACCATTTCGCCAACAGTTAGCGCCGCCGGAATTATATCCGAGGGATGCGAGGGGTCTTCTTTCCAGTAGATATCGTTGAAATCGAGCGCCCGTATCATCAGAGAGTTCACCAGGGTGGCGTTGACCGCCGGCATCCTGTCCCCGAAAGCAAAAAGTGTCGCTTCTTCTTTTCCCCCCATTTCCCGGTAGACGTCCCGCATGATATTGACATCTTTAGTATGATAAGCGCCGTAGGCGCACCCGACAGAGTCGTACAGATATCGCTTGGCTTCGTCAAGTACTTCACGGGGAAGCTCCTCGTATTTAAGCCTGACCGCAAACTCGGCAATCTGTCTTGAAATCGATTTCTCCATAAACTC
This window of the Candidatus Zixiibacteriota bacterium genome carries:
- a CDS encoding MmgE/PrpD family protein, with the protein product MEKSISRQIAEFAVRLKYEELPREVLDEAKRYLYDSVGCAYGAYHTKDVNIMRDVYREMGGKEEATLFAFGDRMPAVNATLVNSLMIRALDFNDIYWKEDPSHPSDIIPAALTVGEMVGASMKEVIVGIVLAYEFEQRLCEFAVPGVRERKWHHATLTQFVSPVVAGKLLGLTVDQMVHAIGINGSHNHTIGCPTAGQLTMMKNTVDPMAVQSGVFAALMAKRGYTGTEKVFEGKEGLMDVFGPAWAVEKLTGGLGERYKILECSMKAFPTEALTHTHITATLKAVRNNNINYDQIESVTVTTIARACDILFDPHKYRPESRETADHSLPYCIAAALVDKQITTQSFSEEKLKDKRIWEVIDKIKGEASVEFEKMFPAKQPSRVVVRTKDGREYAEYLEYPKGDPREPMTMDDLQAKFNALSSKLMDSRRQKQIQEMIFSCENYTARDFMKGLVI
- a CDS encoding multiheme c-type cytochrome; protein product: MLATRKEPKFGLRLGVTLAIVLILPLSILAQGEPKTGDHALGTIPYDKYDTPEYCGASCHTDFYQQWRQAMMSQAYTHHWDEIEYFKLAVPHAEKDSIVSGVKAGCNGCHAPISFLAGDVPPPRPEAKSRANESVSCDLCHTVIGHSGDTPYNFNFIASPGNKKYGPRDQGDSPAHEMVKSDFLAKAEFCGVCHNEMSPYGVWVKSTHLEWKEGPYAAEGVPCHKCHMTYAPMATASMGTNYPDARQHLFHGAHDPGKVRGTVELRIHPDIREAQPGETVKLTCALFNQKTGHKFPTGSVEDRILWLHVEAKDAAGNVYHLKVDPKGFDGEEYTIASDALAYQDMGIALNDPNFAGVSRDGVPVGDRIFRMPYFDPQGRMTIQQWNTKSLGVDYRLGPRETKLETFTFALPIEAAPGEMTITATLNYQKLVKPVADFLEVPDEEEEIMVVNSHSTVINVLP